From Fundulus heteroclitus isolate FHET01 unplaced genomic scaffold, MU-UCD_Fhet_4.1 scaffold_42, whole genome shotgun sequence, one genomic window encodes:
- the oc90 gene encoding otoconin-90, with the protein MILLWVLMLSAAPNSLSGSSWFCADPEDSSQHAGHVIDCLGPRFTWLHAVFDNLPSLLSFVSRLRCSSGPCPRDLEDYGCSCRYAPSGNPVDPLDSCCAAHRRCYQNAAPCRQQLPPYNFSCSAANTSCDAADPCQQRLCECDQAAIDCVTRSPYNSTLRGLSESFCSAGEATDPLGGGGVLEDGEVFGGADVRSAANGSAADLLSNSSLLAAGEVDVMGAGGNRTYLAETGGEGITGPPEPTFLLTPPGTVTETAGTSADRKLTQPVQHFPEARILTLKAFLTLHQAAYFV; encoded by the exons ATGATCCTGCTGTGGGTTCTCATGCTGTCTGCAGCTCCCAACA GCCTTTCTGGCAGCTCCTGGTTCTGTGCGGACCCAGAGGACAGCAGCCAACACGCCGGGCATGTAATTG ACTGCCTGGGCCCGCGCTTCACCTGGCTGCACGCCGTCTTCGACAACCTGCCCTCGCTGCTGAGCTTTGTGTCCAGGCTGCGGTGTTCCTCAGGGCCGTGTCCTCGGGACCTGGAGGATTACGGCTGCTCCTGCAGATACGCGCCGTCTGGGAACCCTGTAGATCCTCTGGACAG CTGCTGTGCGGCTCACAGACGGTGCTACCAGAATGCTGCCCCCTGCAGGCAGCAGCTGCCTCCTTATAACTTCAGCTGCTCTGCAGCAAACACCAGCTGTG acGCCGCTGACCCGTGTCAGCAGAGGCTGTGTGAATGTGACCAAGCAGCCATCGACTGCGTGACGAGGAGCCCCTACAACTCCACCCTGAGGGGTCTCTCAGAGTCATTTTGCTCGGCCGGAGAGGCGAcag ACCCGctcggcggcggcggcgtgcTGGAGGACGGGGAGGTCTTCGGCGGAGCAG ATGTTCGCTCAGCAGCAAACGGCTCAGCGGCGGATCTGCTGTCCAACTCCTCCCTGCTGGCTGCAG GAGAGGTGGACGTGATGGGAGCGGGGGGAAACCGGACTTATCTGGCTGAGACGGGCGGTGAGGGCATTACCGGGCCTCCAGAACCAACCTTCCTCCTGACTCCTCCTGGTACCGTCACAGAGACCGCAGGTACCTCTGCAGACAGAAAACTAACTCAACCTGTGCAACACTTTCCAGAAGCACGCATTTTAACACTAAAGGCTTTTCTAACGCTACACCAGGCTGCTTATTTTGTCTAA
- the LOC118560373 gene encoding otoconin-90-like has translation MAALGEMLRCLTGRCPHEYEMYGCYCGQEGGGQPLDQLDRCCFFHRCCLKQIGSMGCRADRKLNAHVSCDGSNKPRCQGVTVCDKLQCVCDKATAECMAAAHFNHSLPSQRCRGPAPPCRRASRPPKPLRVPPPSSEESQQSEEQQTSSSAQHPDSDQISDVMNEEKSDPPAPGSSGVKTTTTTPPASSEETREQPTVSENQNHDHRPNQDRQPAERPGEQLQEEEEEEEEEEEEAEDYEQEEEEEEN, from the exons ATGGCGGCGCTCGGGGAGATGCTGCGCTGCCTGACGGGACGATGTCCACACGAGTACGAGATGTACGGCTGCTACTGTGGACAGGAGGGAGGAGGACAGCCTCTGGACCAGCTGGACAG ATGCTGCTTCTTCCATCGCTGCTGCCTGAAGCAGATCGGCTCCATGGGCTGCAGAGCCGACAGGAAGCTCAACGCTCACGTTTCATGCGACGGCAGCAACAAACCGCGAT GTCAGGGAGTAACAGTATGCGACAagttgcagtgtgtgtgtgacaaAGCCACAGCAGAATGCATGGCGGCGGCACACTTTAACCACAGCCTGCCTTCCCAACGCTGCCGTGGACCGGCGCCTCCTTGCCGCCGCGCCAGCAGACCTCCCAAACCGCTCCGAGTGCCTCCACCGTCCAGCGAGGAGAGCCAACAGTCTGAGGAGCAGCAGACGAGTTCCTCAGCCCAACATCCAGACAG TGATCAAATTTCTGATGTAATGAATGAAGAGAAGTCAGATCCTCCAGCTCCAGGATCATCAGGTGTCAAAACAACGACGACAACTCCTCCTGCCTCCAGTGAGGAGACCAGAGAGCAGCCGACTGTCAGTGAGAATCAGAACCATGACCACCGACCGAATCAAGACCGACAACCAGCGGAGAGACCGGGAGAACAAttacaggaggaggaggaagaggaggaagaagaggaggaggaagcagaggaCTATGaacaagaggaggaggaggaagaaaactaa